A DNA window from Camelina sativa cultivar DH55 chromosome 13, Cs, whole genome shotgun sequence contains the following coding sequences:
- the LOC104738309 gene encoding cytosolic sulfotransferase 18-like has protein sequence MAQMNLPSHHDETKTESTEFEKNQKRYQDLIAMFPHVKGWFPKAPLIEYGGHWIIQPLLEGCLHAQEFFQARPIDFFVCSYPKTGSTWLKALTFAIANRSSLEDSSNPLLKLNPHELVPFIEMEFAYFPQVNSFKEKGNTLLSTHMPYGLLPKSVVKSGFKMVYIWRDPKDTVISMWTFFQKKKSGKGPLHILEECFDMFYGGFSGYGPYLDHVLGYWKAYQENPDHVFFLKYETMRADPLSYVKRLAQFMGYGFTAEEEKKGVVEKVVNLCSFETLKNLEVNEGEKTRKDISWVYYPNSAFFRKGKVGDWHNYLTHEMAARIDELMQENFKCSGLLEHDI, from the coding sequence ATGGCACAAATGAACCTACCAAGCCACCACGACGAGACCAAGACAGAGTCAACAGAGTTCGAGAAGAATCAGAAACGATACCAAGACCTCATCGCCATGTTTCCTCACGTCAAAGGCTGGTTTCCGAAAGCTCCACTGATCGAGTACGGTGGCCACTGGATCATACAGCCTCTTCTAGAAGGTTGCCTTCACGCGCAAGAGTTCTTCCAAGCGCGACCCATTGACTTCTTCGTTTGTAGCTACCCAAAGACAGGTTCCACTTGGCTCAAAGCTCTAACGTTCGCCATCGCCAATCGATCTAGCTTGGAAGATTCCTCGAACCCTCTCCTAAAACTTAACCCTCATGAGCTTGTACCTTTCATTGAGATGGAGTTCGCTTACTTCCCTCAAGTTAATTCTTTCAAAGAGAAAGGAAACACTCTGCTTTCGACTCACATGCCCTACGGGTTATTGCCCAAATCAGTTGTGAAATCGGGTTTTAAGATGGTTTACATCTGGAGAGACCCAAAGGACACAGTCATCTCCATGTGGacttttttccaaaagaaaaagtcaGGAAAGGGACCTCTACATATTCTTGAGGAGTGTTTTGATATGTTCTATGGAGGTTTCTCTGGTTACGGTCCTTATCTAGACCATGTCTTAGGGTATTGGAAAGCTTACCAAGAGAATCCAGATCATGTTTTTTTCCTCAAGTACGAGACGATGAGAGCTGATCCTTTGTCGTATGTGAAGAGACTGGCTCAGTTTATGGGTTATGGATTCACAgctgaggaagagaagaaaggtgtTGTTGAGAAAGTTGTGAATCTTTGCAGTTTCGAGACGTTGAAGAATCTTGAAGTGAACGAAGgggagaaaacaagaaaagacaTCTCTTGGGTTTACTATCCGAATAGTGCCTTCTTTAGAAAGGGAAAGGTCGGAGATTGGCACAACTACCTTACTCACGAGATGGCAGCTCGAATCGATGAATTGATGCAAGAGAACTTCAAATGTTCCGGTTTGCTTGAACATGATATATGA